One window of the Hippoglossus hippoglossus isolate fHipHip1 chromosome 9, fHipHip1.pri, whole genome shotgun sequence genome contains the following:
- the LOC117768136 gene encoding rho-related BTB domain-containing protein 2-like isoform X4: MDYERPNVETIKCVVVGDNAVGKTRLICARACNATLTQYQLLATHVPTVWAIDQYRVCQEVLERSRDVVDDVSVSLRLWDTFGDHHKDRRFAYGRSDVVVLCFSIANPNSLYHVKTMWYPEIKHFCPRAPVILVGCQLDLRYADLEAVNRARRPLARPIKSNEILPPERGREVAKELGVPYYETSVVAQFGVKDVFDNAIRAALISRRHLQFWKSHLRNVQRPLLQAPFLPPKPPPPIITVPPPPTTTEEHPVGLLEDPHCADVILVLQERQKIFAHKIYLATSSSKFYDLFIMDTQNEENERPSRGPLSGRELLMRAASFDVCESIDEGDRANLRNCTSDGTLKDSQGRRGRLLSSWSRAFVSIQEELVDDPITYCPRPMTVVHMDQSMQLGPFRAVLRYLYTGQLDENEKELMHIAHIAELLEVFDLRMMVANILNNEAFMNQEITKAFHVRRTNRVKECLAKGTFSDVIFKLDDGTIMAHKPLLISSCDWMAAMFGGPFVESCTKEVLFPNTTRSCMRAVLEYLYTGRFCSRPDLDAMELIVLANRLCLPHLVALTELYTVTVLTESAMMGADIDGDVLVYLDMAQFHGAQQLTGWCLHHICTNYNSVCRKFPRDMKSKSTENQEYFEKHRWPPVWYLKEDDHYQRARKERDKEDYLYQRRQCKRKWIFWNLPSSPNSNSSSSGSSAVI, from the exons ATGGACTATGAGAGGCCAAACGTTGAGACTATCAAGTGTGTGGTGGTGGGAGACAATGCAGTCGGGAAGACCCGCCTTATCTGCGCCCGGGCCTGCAATGCCACACTGACTCAGTACCAGTTACTCGCCACACATGTGCCCACAGTCTGGGCAATTGACCAGTACAGAGTATGCCAGGAG GTACTAGAGCGCTCTAGAGATGTAGTGGATGACGTCAGCGTGTCCCTTCGGCTCTGGGACACGTTTGGAGACCATCACAAGGACCGACGTTTTGCATATGGCAG GTCCGATGTGGTGGTCCTGTGCTTCTCAATCGCCAATCCCAACTCTCTGTACCATGTGAAGACCATGTGGTACCCCGAGATCAAACACTTCTGCCCCCGGGCTCCTGTCATCTTGGTGGGCTGTCAGCTGGACCTGCGCTACGCTGACCTGGAGGCAGTCAACAGGGCGCGGAGGCCTTTAGCTCG acCCATTAAATCGAATGAGATTCTTCCTCCAGAGAGAGGTCGGGAGGTGGCCAAAGAGTTGGGAGTGCCATATTACGAAACCAGTGTTGTTGCTCAGTTCGGAGTCAAGGACGTCTTTGACAACGCTATCCGAGCTGCGCTCATATCACGCCGCCACCTGCAGTTTTGGAAATCTCACCTCAGAAACGTGCAGCGGCCTCTCCTTCAGGCACCCTTCCTGCCGCCGAAACCTCCCCCACCTATAATCACTGTGCCTCCTCCCCCAACCACCACAGAGGAGCATCCAGTCGGTCTGCTGGAGGACCCACACTGTGCTGATGTCATTCTGGTTTTGCAGGAGCGACAAAAAATCTTTGCACACAAGATATACCTGGCGACGTCCTCTTCAAAGTTCTACGACCTCTTCATTATGGACACGCAAAATGAAGAGAATGAAAGGCCCTCTCGCGGTCCTCTCTCTGGCAGAGAGCTGCTGATGCGCGCTGCTAGCTTTGATGTTTGCGAGAGCATTGATGAGGGAGACAGGGCCAACCTGAGGAACTGCACTAGCGACGGGACCTTGAAGGACTCGCAGGGCCGGAGGGGCAGGCTGCTCTCCTCGTGGAGCCGAGCCTTCGTCAGCATCCAGGAGGAGCTGGTCGATGACCCTATAACATACTGCCCAAGGCCCATGACTGTTGTGCACATGGACCAGTCCATGCAGCTGGGTCCTTTCCGAGCAGTGCTGCGCTACCTGTACACAGGTCAGCTGGACGAGAATGAGAAAGAGTTAATGCACATTGCACACATtgctgagctgctggaggtCTTTGACCTGCGGATGATGGTGGCAAACATACTTAACAATGAAGCCTTCATGAACCAAGAAATCACCAAAGCCTTCCATGTACGGCGCACAAACAGAGTCAAAGAGTGCTTGGCTAAAGGCACCTTCTCTG ACGTAATATTCAAGCTAGACGATGGGACGATCATGGCTCACAAACCGTTGCTCATCTCTAGTTGTGACTGGATGGCAGCTATGTTCGGCGGGCCTTTTGTGGAGAGCTGCACAAAAGAG GTGCTGTTTCCCAACACTACTCGCAGCTGTATGAGGGCTGTGCTGGAATATCTCTACACAGGGCGGTTTTGCTCTCGGCCTGACTTGGATGCAATGGAGCTGATTGTTCTTGCCAATCGTCTTTGCCTCCCCCACCTGGTTGCACTTACAG AACTCTACACAGTAACAGTGTTGACGGAGTCAGCAATGATGGGAGCTGACATTGATGGAGATGTGCTGGTGTACTTGGATATGGCCCAG TTCCACGGTGCGCAGCAGCTTACAGGCTGGTGTCTTCACCACATCTGCACCAACTACAACAGCGTCTGCCGCAAGTTTCCCCGAGACATGAAGTCCAAGTCTACAG AGAACCAAGAATATTTTGAGAAACACCGCTGGCCGCCCGTGTGGTACCTCAAAGAGGACGACCACTACCAAAGAGCCCGCAAAGAGCGCGACAAGGAGGACTACCTGTACCAGAGGCGGCAGTGTAAACGCAAGTGGATTTTCTGGAACCTTCCCTCCTCCCCTAACTCGAACTCTTCCTCTTCTGGCTCGTCCGCCGTCATCTGA
- the LOC117768136 gene encoding rho-related BTB domain-containing protein 2-like isoform X2 yields the protein MEPCFPPPPSSNPMQHFLMLRSQLTDSDMDYERPNVETIKCVVVGDNAVGKTRLICARACNATLTQYQLLATHVPTVWAIDQYRVCQEVLERSRDVVDDVSVSLRLWDTFGDHHKDRRFAYGRSDVVVLCFSIANPNSLYHVKTMWYPEIKHFCPRAPVILVGCQLDLRYADLEAVNRARRPLARPIKSNEILPPERGREVAKELGVPYYETSVVAQFGVKDVFDNAIRAALISRRHLQFWKSHLRNVQRPLLQAPFLPPKPPPPIITVPPPPTTTEEHPVGLLEDPHCADVILVLQERQKIFAHKIYLATSSSKFYDLFIMDTQNEENERPSRGPLSGRELLMRAASFDVCESIDEGDRANLRNCTSDGTLKDSQGRRGRLLSSWSRAFVSIQEELVDDPITYCPRPMTVVHMDQSMQLGPFRAVLRYLYTGQLDENEKELMHIAHIAELLEVFDLRMMVANILNNEAFMNQEITKAFHVRRTNRVKECLAKGTFSDVIFKLDDGTIMAHKPLLISSCDWMAAMFGGPFVESCTKEVLFPNTTRSCMRAVLEYLYTGRFCSRPDLDAMELIVLANRLCLPHLVALTELYTVTVLTESAMMGADIDGDVLVYLDMAQFHGAQQLTGWCLHHICTNYNSVCRKFPRDMKSKSTENQEYFEKHRWPPVWYLKEDDHYQRARKERDKEDYLYQRRQCKRKWIFWNLPSSPNSNSSSSGSSAVI from the exons ATGGAGCCCTGCTTCCCACCGCCTCCATCGAGCAACCCGATGCAGCACTTCCTCATGTTGCG GTCTCAGCTGACAGATTCTGATATGGACTATGAGAGGCCAAACGTTGAGACTATCAAGTGTGTGGTGGTGGGAGACAATGCAGTCGGGAAGACCCGCCTTATCTGCGCCCGGGCCTGCAATGCCACACTGACTCAGTACCAGTTACTCGCCACACATGTGCCCACAGTCTGGGCAATTGACCAGTACAGAGTATGCCAGGAG GTACTAGAGCGCTCTAGAGATGTAGTGGATGACGTCAGCGTGTCCCTTCGGCTCTGGGACACGTTTGGAGACCATCACAAGGACCGACGTTTTGCATATGGCAG GTCCGATGTGGTGGTCCTGTGCTTCTCAATCGCCAATCCCAACTCTCTGTACCATGTGAAGACCATGTGGTACCCCGAGATCAAACACTTCTGCCCCCGGGCTCCTGTCATCTTGGTGGGCTGTCAGCTGGACCTGCGCTACGCTGACCTGGAGGCAGTCAACAGGGCGCGGAGGCCTTTAGCTCG acCCATTAAATCGAATGAGATTCTTCCTCCAGAGAGAGGTCGGGAGGTGGCCAAAGAGTTGGGAGTGCCATATTACGAAACCAGTGTTGTTGCTCAGTTCGGAGTCAAGGACGTCTTTGACAACGCTATCCGAGCTGCGCTCATATCACGCCGCCACCTGCAGTTTTGGAAATCTCACCTCAGAAACGTGCAGCGGCCTCTCCTTCAGGCACCCTTCCTGCCGCCGAAACCTCCCCCACCTATAATCACTGTGCCTCCTCCCCCAACCACCACAGAGGAGCATCCAGTCGGTCTGCTGGAGGACCCACACTGTGCTGATGTCATTCTGGTTTTGCAGGAGCGACAAAAAATCTTTGCACACAAGATATACCTGGCGACGTCCTCTTCAAAGTTCTACGACCTCTTCATTATGGACACGCAAAATGAAGAGAATGAAAGGCCCTCTCGCGGTCCTCTCTCTGGCAGAGAGCTGCTGATGCGCGCTGCTAGCTTTGATGTTTGCGAGAGCATTGATGAGGGAGACAGGGCCAACCTGAGGAACTGCACTAGCGACGGGACCTTGAAGGACTCGCAGGGCCGGAGGGGCAGGCTGCTCTCCTCGTGGAGCCGAGCCTTCGTCAGCATCCAGGAGGAGCTGGTCGATGACCCTATAACATACTGCCCAAGGCCCATGACTGTTGTGCACATGGACCAGTCCATGCAGCTGGGTCCTTTCCGAGCAGTGCTGCGCTACCTGTACACAGGTCAGCTGGACGAGAATGAGAAAGAGTTAATGCACATTGCACACATtgctgagctgctggaggtCTTTGACCTGCGGATGATGGTGGCAAACATACTTAACAATGAAGCCTTCATGAACCAAGAAATCACCAAAGCCTTCCATGTACGGCGCACAAACAGAGTCAAAGAGTGCTTGGCTAAAGGCACCTTCTCTG ACGTAATATTCAAGCTAGACGATGGGACGATCATGGCTCACAAACCGTTGCTCATCTCTAGTTGTGACTGGATGGCAGCTATGTTCGGCGGGCCTTTTGTGGAGAGCTGCACAAAAGAG GTGCTGTTTCCCAACACTACTCGCAGCTGTATGAGGGCTGTGCTGGAATATCTCTACACAGGGCGGTTTTGCTCTCGGCCTGACTTGGATGCAATGGAGCTGATTGTTCTTGCCAATCGTCTTTGCCTCCCCCACCTGGTTGCACTTACAG AACTCTACACAGTAACAGTGTTGACGGAGTCAGCAATGATGGGAGCTGACATTGATGGAGATGTGCTGGTGTACTTGGATATGGCCCAG TTCCACGGTGCGCAGCAGCTTACAGGCTGGTGTCTTCACCACATCTGCACCAACTACAACAGCGTCTGCCGCAAGTTTCCCCGAGACATGAAGTCCAAGTCTACAG AGAACCAAGAATATTTTGAGAAACACCGCTGGCCGCCCGTGTGGTACCTCAAAGAGGACGACCACTACCAAAGAGCCCGCAAAGAGCGCGACAAGGAGGACTACCTGTACCAGAGGCGGCAGTGTAAACGCAAGTGGATTTTCTGGAACCTTCCCTCCTCCCCTAACTCGAACTCTTCCTCTTCTGGCTCGTCCGCCGTCATCTGA
- the LOC117768136 gene encoding rho-related BTB domain-containing protein 2-like isoform X1 — protein MEPCFPPPPSSNPMQHFLMLRSQLTDSDMDYERPNVETIKCVVVGDNAVGKTRLICARACNATLTQYQLLATHVPTVWAIDQYRVCQEVLERSRDVVDDVSVSLRLWDTFGDHHKDRRFAYGRSDVVVLCFSIANPNSLYHVKTMWYPEIKHFCPRAPVILVGCQLDLRYADLEAVNRARRPLARPIKSNEILPPERGREVAKELGVPYYETSVVAQFGVKDVFDNAIRAALISRRHLQFWKSHLRNVQRPLLQAPFLPPKPPPPIITVPPPPTTTEEHPVGLLEDPHCADVILVLQERQKIFAHKIYLATSSSKFYDLFIMDTQNEENERPSRGPLSGRELLMRAASFDVCESIDEGDRANLRNCTSDGTLKDSQGRRGRLLSSWSRAFVSIQEELVDDPITYCPRPMTVVHMDQSMQLGPFRAVLRYLYTGQLDENEKELMHIAHIAELLEVFDLRMMVANILNNEAFMNQEITKAFHVRRTNRVKECLAKGTFSDVIFKLDDGTIMAHKPLLISSCDWMAAMFGGPFVESCTKEVLFPNTTRSCMRAVLEYLYTGRFCSRPDLDAMELIVLANRLCLPHLVALTELYTVTVLTESAMMGADIDGDVLVYLDMAQFHGAQQLTGWCLHHICTNYNSVCRKFPRDMKSKSTDCSDAENQEYFEKHRWPPVWYLKEDDHYQRARKERDKEDYLYQRRQCKRKWIFWNLPSSPNSNSSSSGSSAVI, from the exons ATGGAGCCCTGCTTCCCACCGCCTCCATCGAGCAACCCGATGCAGCACTTCCTCATGTTGCG GTCTCAGCTGACAGATTCTGATATGGACTATGAGAGGCCAAACGTTGAGACTATCAAGTGTGTGGTGGTGGGAGACAATGCAGTCGGGAAGACCCGCCTTATCTGCGCCCGGGCCTGCAATGCCACACTGACTCAGTACCAGTTACTCGCCACACATGTGCCCACAGTCTGGGCAATTGACCAGTACAGAGTATGCCAGGAG GTACTAGAGCGCTCTAGAGATGTAGTGGATGACGTCAGCGTGTCCCTTCGGCTCTGGGACACGTTTGGAGACCATCACAAGGACCGACGTTTTGCATATGGCAG GTCCGATGTGGTGGTCCTGTGCTTCTCAATCGCCAATCCCAACTCTCTGTACCATGTGAAGACCATGTGGTACCCCGAGATCAAACACTTCTGCCCCCGGGCTCCTGTCATCTTGGTGGGCTGTCAGCTGGACCTGCGCTACGCTGACCTGGAGGCAGTCAACAGGGCGCGGAGGCCTTTAGCTCG acCCATTAAATCGAATGAGATTCTTCCTCCAGAGAGAGGTCGGGAGGTGGCCAAAGAGTTGGGAGTGCCATATTACGAAACCAGTGTTGTTGCTCAGTTCGGAGTCAAGGACGTCTTTGACAACGCTATCCGAGCTGCGCTCATATCACGCCGCCACCTGCAGTTTTGGAAATCTCACCTCAGAAACGTGCAGCGGCCTCTCCTTCAGGCACCCTTCCTGCCGCCGAAACCTCCCCCACCTATAATCACTGTGCCTCCTCCCCCAACCACCACAGAGGAGCATCCAGTCGGTCTGCTGGAGGACCCACACTGTGCTGATGTCATTCTGGTTTTGCAGGAGCGACAAAAAATCTTTGCACACAAGATATACCTGGCGACGTCCTCTTCAAAGTTCTACGACCTCTTCATTATGGACACGCAAAATGAAGAGAATGAAAGGCCCTCTCGCGGTCCTCTCTCTGGCAGAGAGCTGCTGATGCGCGCTGCTAGCTTTGATGTTTGCGAGAGCATTGATGAGGGAGACAGGGCCAACCTGAGGAACTGCACTAGCGACGGGACCTTGAAGGACTCGCAGGGCCGGAGGGGCAGGCTGCTCTCCTCGTGGAGCCGAGCCTTCGTCAGCATCCAGGAGGAGCTGGTCGATGACCCTATAACATACTGCCCAAGGCCCATGACTGTTGTGCACATGGACCAGTCCATGCAGCTGGGTCCTTTCCGAGCAGTGCTGCGCTACCTGTACACAGGTCAGCTGGACGAGAATGAGAAAGAGTTAATGCACATTGCACACATtgctgagctgctggaggtCTTTGACCTGCGGATGATGGTGGCAAACATACTTAACAATGAAGCCTTCATGAACCAAGAAATCACCAAAGCCTTCCATGTACGGCGCACAAACAGAGTCAAAGAGTGCTTGGCTAAAGGCACCTTCTCTG ACGTAATATTCAAGCTAGACGATGGGACGATCATGGCTCACAAACCGTTGCTCATCTCTAGTTGTGACTGGATGGCAGCTATGTTCGGCGGGCCTTTTGTGGAGAGCTGCACAAAAGAG GTGCTGTTTCCCAACACTACTCGCAGCTGTATGAGGGCTGTGCTGGAATATCTCTACACAGGGCGGTTTTGCTCTCGGCCTGACTTGGATGCAATGGAGCTGATTGTTCTTGCCAATCGTCTTTGCCTCCCCCACCTGGTTGCACTTACAG AACTCTACACAGTAACAGTGTTGACGGAGTCAGCAATGATGGGAGCTGACATTGATGGAGATGTGCTGGTGTACTTGGATATGGCCCAG TTCCACGGTGCGCAGCAGCTTACAGGCTGGTGTCTTCACCACATCTGCACCAACTACAACAGCGTCTGCCGCAAGTTTCCCCGAGACATGAAGTCCAAGTCTACAG ATTGTTCTGATGCAGAGAACCAAGAATATTTTGAGAAACACCGCTGGCCGCCCGTGTGGTACCTCAAAGAGGACGACCACTACCAAAGAGCCCGCAAAGAGCGCGACAAGGAGGACTACCTGTACCAGAGGCGGCAGTGTAAACGCAAGTGGATTTTCTGGAACCTTCCCTCCTCCCCTAACTCGAACTCTTCCTCTTCTGGCTCGTCCGCCGTCATCTGA
- the LOC117768136 gene encoding rho-related BTB domain-containing protein 2-like isoform X3, whose translation MDYERPNVETIKCVVVGDNAVGKTRLICARACNATLTQYQLLATHVPTVWAIDQYRVCQEVLERSRDVVDDVSVSLRLWDTFGDHHKDRRFAYGRSDVVVLCFSIANPNSLYHVKTMWYPEIKHFCPRAPVILVGCQLDLRYADLEAVNRARRPLARPIKSNEILPPERGREVAKELGVPYYETSVVAQFGVKDVFDNAIRAALISRRHLQFWKSHLRNVQRPLLQAPFLPPKPPPPIITVPPPPTTTEEHPVGLLEDPHCADVILVLQERQKIFAHKIYLATSSSKFYDLFIMDTQNEENERPSRGPLSGRELLMRAASFDVCESIDEGDRANLRNCTSDGTLKDSQGRRGRLLSSWSRAFVSIQEELVDDPITYCPRPMTVVHMDQSMQLGPFRAVLRYLYTGQLDENEKELMHIAHIAELLEVFDLRMMVANILNNEAFMNQEITKAFHVRRTNRVKECLAKGTFSDVIFKLDDGTIMAHKPLLISSCDWMAAMFGGPFVESCTKEVLFPNTTRSCMRAVLEYLYTGRFCSRPDLDAMELIVLANRLCLPHLVALTELYTVTVLTESAMMGADIDGDVLVYLDMAQFHGAQQLTGWCLHHICTNYNSVCRKFPRDMKSKSTDCSDAENQEYFEKHRWPPVWYLKEDDHYQRARKERDKEDYLYQRRQCKRKWIFWNLPSSPNSNSSSSGSSAVI comes from the exons ATGGACTATGAGAGGCCAAACGTTGAGACTATCAAGTGTGTGGTGGTGGGAGACAATGCAGTCGGGAAGACCCGCCTTATCTGCGCCCGGGCCTGCAATGCCACACTGACTCAGTACCAGTTACTCGCCACACATGTGCCCACAGTCTGGGCAATTGACCAGTACAGAGTATGCCAGGAG GTACTAGAGCGCTCTAGAGATGTAGTGGATGACGTCAGCGTGTCCCTTCGGCTCTGGGACACGTTTGGAGACCATCACAAGGACCGACGTTTTGCATATGGCAG GTCCGATGTGGTGGTCCTGTGCTTCTCAATCGCCAATCCCAACTCTCTGTACCATGTGAAGACCATGTGGTACCCCGAGATCAAACACTTCTGCCCCCGGGCTCCTGTCATCTTGGTGGGCTGTCAGCTGGACCTGCGCTACGCTGACCTGGAGGCAGTCAACAGGGCGCGGAGGCCTTTAGCTCG acCCATTAAATCGAATGAGATTCTTCCTCCAGAGAGAGGTCGGGAGGTGGCCAAAGAGTTGGGAGTGCCATATTACGAAACCAGTGTTGTTGCTCAGTTCGGAGTCAAGGACGTCTTTGACAACGCTATCCGAGCTGCGCTCATATCACGCCGCCACCTGCAGTTTTGGAAATCTCACCTCAGAAACGTGCAGCGGCCTCTCCTTCAGGCACCCTTCCTGCCGCCGAAACCTCCCCCACCTATAATCACTGTGCCTCCTCCCCCAACCACCACAGAGGAGCATCCAGTCGGTCTGCTGGAGGACCCACACTGTGCTGATGTCATTCTGGTTTTGCAGGAGCGACAAAAAATCTTTGCACACAAGATATACCTGGCGACGTCCTCTTCAAAGTTCTACGACCTCTTCATTATGGACACGCAAAATGAAGAGAATGAAAGGCCCTCTCGCGGTCCTCTCTCTGGCAGAGAGCTGCTGATGCGCGCTGCTAGCTTTGATGTTTGCGAGAGCATTGATGAGGGAGACAGGGCCAACCTGAGGAACTGCACTAGCGACGGGACCTTGAAGGACTCGCAGGGCCGGAGGGGCAGGCTGCTCTCCTCGTGGAGCCGAGCCTTCGTCAGCATCCAGGAGGAGCTGGTCGATGACCCTATAACATACTGCCCAAGGCCCATGACTGTTGTGCACATGGACCAGTCCATGCAGCTGGGTCCTTTCCGAGCAGTGCTGCGCTACCTGTACACAGGTCAGCTGGACGAGAATGAGAAAGAGTTAATGCACATTGCACACATtgctgagctgctggaggtCTTTGACCTGCGGATGATGGTGGCAAACATACTTAACAATGAAGCCTTCATGAACCAAGAAATCACCAAAGCCTTCCATGTACGGCGCACAAACAGAGTCAAAGAGTGCTTGGCTAAAGGCACCTTCTCTG ACGTAATATTCAAGCTAGACGATGGGACGATCATGGCTCACAAACCGTTGCTCATCTCTAGTTGTGACTGGATGGCAGCTATGTTCGGCGGGCCTTTTGTGGAGAGCTGCACAAAAGAG GTGCTGTTTCCCAACACTACTCGCAGCTGTATGAGGGCTGTGCTGGAATATCTCTACACAGGGCGGTTTTGCTCTCGGCCTGACTTGGATGCAATGGAGCTGATTGTTCTTGCCAATCGTCTTTGCCTCCCCCACCTGGTTGCACTTACAG AACTCTACACAGTAACAGTGTTGACGGAGTCAGCAATGATGGGAGCTGACATTGATGGAGATGTGCTGGTGTACTTGGATATGGCCCAG TTCCACGGTGCGCAGCAGCTTACAGGCTGGTGTCTTCACCACATCTGCACCAACTACAACAGCGTCTGCCGCAAGTTTCCCCGAGACATGAAGTCCAAGTCTACAG ATTGTTCTGATGCAGAGAACCAAGAATATTTTGAGAAACACCGCTGGCCGCCCGTGTGGTACCTCAAAGAGGACGACCACTACCAAAGAGCCCGCAAAGAGCGCGACAAGGAGGACTACCTGTACCAGAGGCGGCAGTGTAAACGCAAGTGGATTTTCTGGAACCTTCCCTCCTCCCCTAACTCGAACTCTTCCTCTTCTGGCTCGTCCGCCGTCATCTGA
- the ido1 gene encoding indoleamine 2,3-dioxygenase 1 — translation MAAAETEPKAPFSMDSYHVSEEFGFILPEPLKELPPYFQPWMDIALRVPELVLSHELRSHIHKMPLLSSSSLQKYRELRLAHLTLSVMTMGYVWQEGENDTVEVLPCHLAVPFWEVSQRLGIPPILTHADGVLANWRKRDPEGPFDMENLELLFSLPGGDSVRGFFMVTLLVELAAVPALRSIPTVINGVRCRDTEAVARALEDISRSMQDMTDAFKLMQAHVETSVFYGIMRIYLSGWKDNPSMPKGLVYEGVGTEAMEFSGGSAAQSSLLHCFDELLGVKHEEKSGAFLTRMRTYMPPAHKQLIQDISLQPPLRSFVQQQASERLNQAFHLCVTKLLALRSYHINVVSRFITVPAARARQLRKQNPDLEREMVSRAPKALEERGTGGSGIMSFLKTVRDKTKDALLPETNKETNLT, via the exons atggctgctgctgaaacagAACCCAAAGCTCCTTTCTCTATGGACTCCTACCACGTGTCTGAGGAGTTCGGCTTCATCCTCCCCGAGCCTCTG AAAGAGCTCCCCCCCTACTTCCAGCCATGGATGGATATTGCCCTGCGAGTCCCAGAGCTTGTGCTCTCTCACGAGCTGCGCTCTCATATTCACAAG ATGCCGCTgctgagcagcagctctctACAGAAATACCGGGAGTTGAGGCTGGCCCACTTGACCCTCAGCGTGATGACCATGGGCTACGTTTGGCAGGAGGGAGAGAACGACACAGTTGAG GTTCTTCCATGTCACCTGGCTGTTCCATTCTGGGAGGTGTCACAGCGATTGGGAATTCCCCCAATTCTCACCCATGCTGATGGAGTACTGGCTAACTGGAGGAAGAGGGACCCTGAGGG GCCTTTTGACATGGA GAACCTGGAGCTGCTGTTCAGTCTCCCAGGTGGAGACAGCGTCCGAGGCTTCTTCATGGTCActctgctggtggagctggcaGCAGTTCCTGCACTGAGG AGCATCCCCACTGTGATCAACGGTGTCAGGTGCAGAGACACTGAGGCTGTGGCCAGAGCCCTGGAGGACATTAGCCGGTCTATGCAAGATATGACTGATGCATTCAAATTGATGCAAG CGCATGTGGAGACTTCAGTCTTCTATGGCATTATGAGGATCTACTTGTCTGG ATGGAAAGACAACCCCAGTATGCCAAAGGGCCTGGTCTATGAGGGGGTCGGGACAGAAGCCATGGAGTTTTCAGGAGGAAGTGCTGCACAGAGCAGTTTGCTGCACTGTTTTGATGAACTTCTGGGAgtcaaacatgaagaaaaaagtG GTGCCTTTCTAACCCGCATGAGGACCTACATGCCACCTGCTCACAAGCAACTAATCCAGGACATCTCTCTGCAACCGCCCCTGAGGAGTTTTGTCCAGCAGCAGGCCAGCGAGCGTCTAAACCAGGCCTTTCATCTCTGCGTCACAAAGCTGTTGGCTCTGCGCAGCTACCACATCAACGTCGTCAGCCGCTTCATCACTGTGCCCGCTGCACGAGCCCGACAGCTCCGTAAGCAGAACCCGGACTTAGAGCGGGAGATGGTCAGCAGAGCACCCAAGGCGCTGGAGGAGAGGGGCACCGGCGGCTCTGGGATCATGTCCTTCCTAAAAACTGTGAGGGACAAAACTAAAGACGCCCTCCTGCCcgagacaaacaaagagacaaatctGACTTGA